A stretch of DNA from Drosophila virilis strain 15010-1051.87 chromosome 5, Dvir_AGI_RSII-ME, whole genome shotgun sequence:
ACATACTTACTTAGTTGTCGCCTCTGGTATTGGTGTCAATTAATGACAGCGATTAACGGTTTATTGCAGTTTCTATATTAGCTGGGGCAACAGCAAGTGAGAACGTTGCAGTGTAAATATCCCGCATGGCGAGATACTCAGCTGCCAGGTGGAAGGGAACATTCTAAGAGAATACTCCAAGTTAGAGTGTAACTCATTTATtctcaaaattataaacattgaAGCCCATCTTATTATCTGCCGCTTATCGCATGAATCCATTCATTATACAGCTCTTAGTCATAATAAAGAAGTAGTCTTGTCCACACAGTTTGAGCTTTGCTTATCTATAAGTTTTGCCGGAGTCCTGGACAGATCGGATGCCTTTAAGGTCCCGATCCTGGTTTTCCACATATATAATCCAAGGTTTTGCCTCAAACCTCTTAGTTGTACATAAATTGCAAGCAGGCTATTTCCGCATGCAAGATCCTCCAGTTTTTTGCTAGGCCTCCATGGAAAACTGAAAATGTTCTAGCTCCgaattaaaaagaatttaCGTAATACGATTTTATGCTGTATTATACAAAATATCATTAGGTTTATATGAAATGGTATAAAAAAGTAACTAGCGCAATCGGAACAAGTAGAGATTGCGATCGGATCGGCGCGCAGGATCTGCGTTTTTTCTCTATAATAGTTATACGACTTTCAAGCATGGGATAAACAATTTTGTGCTCCTGATAGTATTTGGTTAATATTTCGCGATCAATCAGCTTTAGACGATGGAGTTCCGGTTCTATGGGGTCCTTAAAATGTCTGTGACCATCGCCACCATTCAGAATAAAGCTTGGCACAATTACCGAGTAAAATTTGTCCCTCTCCAAGGGCTCATATTTTGGAATTCTGCAATCGGCGCATAGCACATTAATTGATGTGACGCGTTTTCCCTTTGGTCGATTGTAGTTGATGACCAGGCGCAATCCGGACACTTGCAGGAAGCCCCCATCCGAGTCAGTGTGCCGCAAGGCTGCCGAGTACTCCAAGGCTTTGACAAGATCATGGCCCTTGATGCGGGTGACCGACACGGTATTGCCATATGGCAAAGCTGTGGCTATATCCACGCCCGTGACAGTTCCATCCGGGCCCGGATCGATGCTCGCGCGTATGCCTATCACAAATATGCCTTGACAACGTGTATGAGATGAGCTTTAAAGACATGCAACATACCGCCCGAATTCATTAGGGCTATCGCTGCATCCGTCCAATAGAGACCGCCATAGTCCTCAATAACTCGGCCGTAGACCAAAGCGTCGCcaataaagttgccaaaaTTGCATTCCGATTGACGACACACTTCCCGATCGCCATTCAGAACAACCTTACTTACGCCAACCACTTGGGTTTCCAGCTCATCAATAGTCGCCCTCTTACTGTCCAAGAGGGCCTTCACAGCGGAATCATGCGCCACTGTGTTATCCAACAGAATGGGAGAGCCACTATATTTGATCAAGCGGCCTCCGTTGTCAAACTATTCGAAATATAATTCTTATGGATTAACCCGATATCAATGCTTAGCTTCTAGCATCATCAATGACCCCTACCTCCAAATCGATTTTCCCCAAATACTTGGTATACGCATACGCCTGAAGGACCAGCACCTGTTGCCCATTTGTTCGGGTGACCACAGTTGGATAGTTGCCCACGGGGTTCTCCCTCTCCGGCGGAGTGCCTGTGAATAGGAACGTGTGCGAGTGTCCTCCGACAACAAGATCAATATCCTGGCAACTCCTGGCGATATCTTGATCCATGCTGTAGCCGGAGTGTCCAAGTGCAATTATAATATCGACTCCTTTGTCAGTTAGTTTTTTGGCCTCGGCACTTGTGTGTTTCACAATTTTAATACCCCAACTATATAGCTAAACATATCGAATACGTACTTAATGTAAGGTATTTCATTATGGATTTCAATATCGAGTGCCGAGACTAGTTTTCTTGTCACGGGCGTCAGATATCCAATAATTCCGATTTTCTTCTCAAACTTCGTGATGATGGTCGAGTGAACCAAGCTCTTCATATTTTGCAAGACTGGAGCGTTTTTCAGGATTATATTGCAGCAGACAACGGGGAATTTGATCATTTGAAGAAAAGGCACCAATCCATTGACGTTGTCATCGAGCTCGTGATTGCCCAGCGACTATTAAAGGAAAGGGAAATGCAATACGCTTGCATGTGCCGACCAAAGTACCCACCATTGCATCTGGATTCAGCATATTCATCAGTTCGCCCGCCAGCTCACTCCTGAATATTGTGAACCAAGGAGTTCCCTGAAAGGTATCGCCTGCGTTTAAAAAAATCGTTGGACCCTCGGCTCGTGCCTTTGCCACACTAAATGGTTAACAGTGGAAAGTCTTAAAGTCAAACTGGTAACCGGTCAAAACTTACGCCGTAGCCACTCTTGCAAAGCCCCCGAAGCACAGGCCCTTCTCATCATCGCCCATGTCGCACTTTTCATTGCTATCTTTCATCGGGTCATATCTGGCGTGCATATCATTTGTGTGTACGACGGAGAACTTAAGACCCGTGTCTTGTTTAACAAGCACTAGCAATATTATTGAAGACCAGTACAATTTTAACCATAGTTCCATTTGAATGCCATTCAAGTCCTTTTGCGTCTAGAACTTATGTGCCTCCAAATTATTAggctttatttataaaaataattacatttgATAAGTTAACTATGACAAgtaaaagtatttatttaagaCTGCTTGCTAGGATATACGAAAATTTTAGTTATAAAAAGCTTACATATCTTACGAAAGAGGAGCTCAGCTTAACTTGATCCTCTGAAGACAATACGGCCCTCCACTTCCGGAGTCACAAATTGATGGTATTCAAAATACTGTCGAACAGCTTGAACAATAGTCTTTTGCATCCGTATTGTAACCGGGTTCATTTCTTCTACCAAAATGAAACCCAAGCCGCCATTCAGTATGAACTGCGGCACAATCACATTGTAGTAGGAGGTCTCGTTCAGACTGCTGTAGGTTGGCACTGTGCAACTGGCGCAACGCACCTGCACTGAAGCAACTCGATTACCTTCTGGCATATCCGGATTGTAGACCACATGTATGCTGGATACCTGAAGAAATGCTCCGTCGGAATGCTTATTTCTAGCCGCGGCCGAATTTTCAAGTGCATTCCGTAAGGTCCTGCCACTGATTCTTGTGACATAAAGATCATTATCGAAAGGAAGGACCGTCAACAGATCGCTCTGAGTGATAATGCCATCGGACTTCCGTTCGATTGAGCTGCGTATGCCTGGAAATTGAGGGGTTACTTTCGAACTGTTCCAGCAATCGAGAAAACTAACCGCCGCCCTGCTGAATTGCAATAGACGCATCTGTCCAGTAATCGCCGCCCTGATCCTCCATAACTCTGCTGAATACCATGGCATCGGTAATTAGATTTCCCATATTACACTCGACCAAACGACAAACGGCCTTACGTCCCTCCAGATACACCTTGCTATGCCCCGCAATGGACTTCTCTAGGGCCGTAACATTCTCGCGGTAAACCTCCAACAGGTTAAGCACTTCCTTGTCTTGCGCGACTCCGGAATCCAATAGAATGGGCAAACCATCGAACTCGATTAAATTTCCATCTTTATCGAACTGTATAAGAATATATGATTAATAGAAATTTTGTGACCAAACTGAACCTGAACCAACCTTCACGTGAAGTTTACCCAAGTACTTCGTGTAGGCGTAGGCCTGCACCACGGGAACTCTTTTACCACTCTGCTGTGTAACTACGGTGGGATAAGGACCGTCTATACTTTCGACACTTGGCTTCTCTCCGTTGAACAGAAATGTGTTCGTATGTCCGCCAATAACAAGGTCAACTTCATGTCCTGGTCTTTTTGATAACCAGAGTGTCCCAAGGCAATGATAATCTGAAGGCCTTGAGCCTTTAGTTTAGCCGCCTCCGTGCTGCAAGTGAGCAAAAGGTCCACATAAAACTAGTATGTGGTTATGCAAAGACGTATACTTAGTTAATTGAATCGATTTCCTCATTGAATTCCATGCTGTCTTTTACTGACAGCAATCTTGTTTCCGGCGTGACGTACCCAATCACGGCAACTTTTGTGCCATTTGCATCGAGAATAGTCGAATTGACTAGTTGCTTAGAGGCAGCCAGTTCAGGTTCCCTCGCAGGATCCAGGTTACAGGCCATCACGGGAAAACTTACGTAATTTAGAAATCTTACGAGACCCTCGACTTTCTCATCAAATTCGTGGTTTCCTAGGGACTAGATTTTTTTGAAGAAACTTAGCTTTACTCATTTTGCCCATTTTAACTTAGAAGTTACAAGAATGGAGATTTAAGCGAAAAAAAATGGATAACCTTTACTTTCTGGCACTTACCATTGCATCTGGCTGCAGTTTATTGAGGAAATCGCTGACAATTTTGTGTTTGAAAAGTGTAAACCACGCTGTGCCCGCAAATGTATCACCTGCATGGATTATTGAGAGACCGACCATATCCTTAAACTgagagaaaagagagagagggggactAGTACTAGGCAGACAGGTGGACAGATTAGCCAGCGTATATAAGTTGATGGGTCTGGAGATACCTCGTCTGCCTGCCttattcatttgcatttcaatggatataaaaatacaaagcaTCCGCTTGCATTATGTATCACGTCATTTAAGCAACGGAAGTATctcataattataaaatttaaaacaaatcaaaatttttacGTGCACTTTTGCTGCATCCGTTCCCAAAGAGAAAGGTGTTTGTATAAAAGCAAAGTCCTCGACATTGCAGAATCATTCAAAAAACAGCACCCGAAGCTTGAGAATATCCCTGATTAAGTAGCTCGAACAGCATCATCCATTCAATATGAAAGTAATCATTGTGGCTCTCATTGCTTGCCTGGCATTTGCGTCTGCTCTTCCTCAGATTGAGCGGGGCTCAATATATGCACCCAGTGGAGTAAGTGCTctcataataaataataattggtTAATTACtcaacaataaatattgctTACTCTTCGCAGAGGTTTGCCATGACCGAGAACTGGGCGGCTCCACCAGTTGACCTGAGCCAACCCATTGTATTCCTGCCCGTGGCAACTCCCATTACTGAAGCACCTCAAGAACCCAAACTCACAGCCCGTCATTTGACTTGTTAAttattctaaatattttaatttaaattaaaaatgttatctatgtgttaaataattattatatcaAAGATTTCACAAGACTaatatggcatttaatttaattactttaTTCGTCTGTCTGTTCTCTGTCCGATCTCTGTGGCCATCAATCTTGAACTTGATTTCTGCATTGTAAGGTTTTCATATCTTCAATATCTATAATCGTCATTGGCATTTCATAGAGTGTTCAGTATGGTGCATGATCCAGCGAAAAACCTGAAAGTTGCATTCCTGATTTATAAAACTTTGAAGATTTACATTATCCTAAAAATACACCAGATGATGCACATCTCTCTTGGCTGACAATTCCAATTGGAACAAAGGTCAATGTTATCTTCtggttatatatatttgcagtatatttcaaaaaataattgcaaataaaatgtttaaaataataaacaaatgatttattttgttgttgtaagcgTTTAATTGAGCtgttttattgaattaaaatctgacttgagattagcaaatatttatattttgtatatatttatattttgcttaaaaaatatctaacaggttaaatttgtaaatacttATGAAATCATATCAAAATTTTGGCTTTATAGCAATATTGGCTTTCAGACTGTCGACAATATTAATATGGCTTTCATATGAAATACATTTGGGGTCAGCTTTTTACATCAAAGCCATGTTATTACTGATATCAAATGTTTGTATGCAAATAAACACTTTTGTAAATTCGActtttttattcaaatgttACTACTTAAAATGTAGTTTCTTAAGCTTAGCCTCATCGAAAACCTCTCATCAAAAggataacaaaaacaagaaaactcAATGTCGCATTTGCTGTAATCGCAAAAAGTTGGCTGCCCATTGAAACTCTTTTACAAATGGTTTCTGCAGTTgagaattaatttaattaatttaaattctacTCTCATATGACGACCGTGATCAATTCTGTTCTGGGTCTTAGTAACCTTTCTTCAATGGAGTCTACCGATCCGTGCACGAAATATGACCTCTTTAAGCTATTGCAAAGCGAGAACTGGAGGCTACTCTAACTTAATTAtagtatatacttatattcaaAACCATCGACTCGAATCAGTCTCTCATTGTTGCAGCtttctgttttctttcttGTTATATCTATTGTTCGATTTCTCTTGAATTTGGCTTTGTGTCGGATCCCTACAATATTCAATTCATAAAGTGAAATAATTCGTGATATATATCCCTTAATATATTGATACTTCATCGTCATAAATAATGAGAGATTGTCAGGATTCGTTTACAAGTTACACGACTGTGCTCCTCGGCAGATGGGCTGAAGTGGatcataataaaaaacaataaaaactactTAAACTATCTTGTGATAAAAGAAAAGTTGTGTCAAAAATGCCGTTTgattgtataaaaataatgaatgtAAACCGAAAAGAATTGAATTGCAAGAGAGATTCATGTGACTCACGACACGGAAGCTCAGATTGGGAagattaaaataaacattttatgctTGCACTTTTGCTGCATCTGTTCCCAAAGAGAAAGGTGTTTGTATAAAAGCAAAGTCCTCGACATTGCAGAATCATTCCAAGCACAGCGCCCGAAGCTTGAGAATATCCCTGATTAAGTAACCCCAACAACATCATCCATTCAATATGAAAGTAATCATTGTGGCTCTCATTGCTTGCCTGGCATTTGCGTCTGCTCTTCCTCAGATTGAGCGGGGCTCAATATATGCACCCAGTGGAGTAAGTATAGGTCAATTTAATAATTACtcaacaataaatattgtttactCTTCGCAGAGGTTTGCCATGACCGAGAACTGGGCAGCTCCACCAGTTGATCTGAGCCAACCTATTGTATTGCTGCCCGTGGCAACTCCCATTGCTGAAGCACCTCAAGAACCCAAACTCACAGCCCGTCGCCTGATTGGCTAAATTAcctatatattataattaattagaaatatatatttatgcattaatATATTCGCGTCAGACTGAATGAAAGACTCGcaatacaaacaaaacaaaacagtacagttgaaattttaagccacaaattaatatttttaattgtatatttaaaatacatttttcaccAAAGTGAGGAAATGAATTAACAAATtccaaaatgaaattataaatattttacagaACGTATTAACTGGGCTTTTGAACGCGAGCCCAGGCTAACTGGTAAGAGAACATAAAAATAcgtgaaatattttaaaatatacaaactcCAATTAAGATTCAAGGGATTGGTCAAATGTGGAGccaacatatataaataagccATCGGAAATGGTAAATTTGACACGTTAAACCATAAATTATTGATATTTCGACGACCcaatttaagaaattattgtatttttttcccTACTCGCCCTGAGCCTTGGGGATTCCCCTTGAATTGTCCCCCTTGAATTGTTTTTCGGTGGCTGTCAATGATTTATATGTTCACAATTAAATCGAATAATTAGCTGAATATTCTTGTATTtctaatcaaatttatttactcGACGCTGACAAACAAGTTTCAACCGTTTCAAGAAATAGATAAAATGGAAGCTCTCAgtaaatacacacatttatatacatatatatgtatcttagGGTAGAAAGAAATCAATTTGGTTGTTTTGTGATGTTATACATGGCGCTAATTAATGATTATAAATCCCCAAACCAGTCGACATTTCATACGATTCACGTAGCTAAGTCGAACATTTATAAGCATCCAGTTTCGTATGacttacatatgcatatttcgAGACGATCTGTGTGAGACGATACGAGACGAGGCGAGACTAGCTTGTGAAGCTCGTCTTAAACAtttctaattaaatttgcatgaTAACGCAGATCGGGGCTTTAAAAGCACAGCATCCGACATCTGGGCCTCGCATTGTTACTGACGGATCAGCCCAGAAAGGTTACTCGATAGAGCTAATTGTGCGAATATTCAGTGTGATAAGAAATAAAGTGAAATGTTTCAGAAAGGGGCCGATTTCtcgtacatatatttttatgaaataacCAGAAATCTATTTTATGCAAGCTACGGGCCTGTTCTGGATTTCGATTCCGTTTAAATTTACTTTTCGACTGAGTCCAAATCGACTCCGAATCAACTCCGAATCGATTCCGAATCGACTCCGAATCAACTCCGAATCAACTCCGAATCGACTCCGCATCGTTTTCTCTTTGCTCCGATATCAACTGCTGGAACAGCTGTTTTTCCAAAATAGTGTTTGACCtagaaagaaataaaaaaaatactcaaTATGTGAGAAAAAAGTTTAGCCAGAGAGTAAACCTGCACCGGCTGCCCAAAATAATGACAAGAAAGAAGATTTGATCATAACCAAATTAAATACCATCAATTCACTTTGATTTCGATAAGCTTGATCGGAATTGAAATCTAGAACAAGCACGCAAATTAATTGCGTAATCCGCATCAACTCAGCTACTGCCTGTCAATAATGCGGCtttattcaattcaatttaatcgGCTTAATCTTGTGAGGTGCAAGGTTTTCTGGTTTTTACCGCCGCGCCGGCTAATCGTTGCTGAagtgaaaattataaaacgaATGACATGAGTATATAAAACGTTGCACAAAgtgttattaaaaataaacccGGCGACGGAGATTTACtgttaatttgatttgttcataaataattttttttactgcTCACCTGGCCCCCAAACCAGGCCCCATCTAATTAACTGGCGAAACTTGAATTCAAggtttaaaaataatgttaataaATTCGCAACAAAAGATTTAAATTCCCCATACTTATGATTGATAAATCTCAATGAATTCTGCCGCTTAATGATGGGAATTATAAAAACCAGAAATTATTAGCTTTGTGCTTGCAATTGCCTTACAGATAACAATGAGACTGGCGATTGCACTTCTGCCATTCGTGGCACTGGCCTCTGCCCAGTTTGGCGGCTTTGGCGGCAACTTTGGTGGCAACATTGGCGGCAACTTGGGCAATGCCGCCAATAGGCTGCAGCAAAGGGTTTCCAGTATAGCCAGCCGTTTGCCATCGCCGCCCGTACTCTCGAATGTGCAAGACTTTGGTGACTTTTTGGTGAGTACGCACAGCTGGAGGGAAATAGTTGCACGACTTCAACCTTGCCACATGTCCTTAGGCGCAATCGGGCAAATCCTATCTGTCTGCGGCGGATCGGCAACTGCGCGAGGGCATCTTCAGTGCGCGCAAGACCCTGGTGGAGGCCAAGAATGCAGCCTTCAAGAGCGGCGCCTCCACCTACGAGCTGGCCGTGAATGCCTTTGCGGATCTAACGAACGCAGAGTTCCTCAAACAGCTTACGGGCCTGAGGAAGTCATTATCCGGCGAGTAAGTGAACCCAAGCCAATATATTAGCTAATTGTCTGATGTTGTCAACTTTGGCTTCTAGGCAAAGAGCGAAGGCCCATCGTATTGCACCCAAGTTGGCAACGAATGTGCCACTGCCGGACTCCTTTGATTGGCGTGAGAAGGGCGGTGTTACGCCCGTCAAGTTCCAGGGAGAGTGTGGCTCCTGCTGGTCGTTTGCCGCAACGGGCGCCATCGAGGGTCATGTGTTCCGGAAAACGGGAAAATTGCCAAACCTGTCTGAACAGAATCTGGTCGATTGTGGCACTGTGGATCTGGGTCTCGCCGGCTGCGATGGCGGCTTCCAGGAGTACGCCTTCAATTTCATCACGGAGCAGAACGGCATCGCCGCTGGCGAGAAATATCCCTACGTGGACAAGAAGGACAcatgcaaatataaaaatgatatatcTGGTGCCCAAATCACCGGATTTGCTGCCATTCCACCAAAGGACGAGCAAGCCATGAAAACCGTCGTGGCCACTCAGGGTCCCTTGGCCTGCTCGGTGAACGGGCTGGAGAGTTTGCTGCTCTACAAGCGTGGCATTTACGCAGATGAGGAATGCAACAAGGGCGAGGTGAATCATTCCATTCTGGTCGTTGGCTATGGCACTGAAGACGGACAGGATTACTGGATTGTCAAGAACTCGTGGGACAAGGCCTGGGGCGAAGACGGTTACTTCCGTTTGCCTCGGGGCAAGAATTTCTGCGGAATTGCCTCCGAGTGCAGTTATCCCGTTGTTTAGTAACTAAACTAGCTAAATATCCCTGTCATTTTCGTACCAAGGTGTTTTAAAATTCCcactaataaattttaatctaATTAGACTCGGAAAGCGCTTGTCGAAAAGCATTACAAGGCAAGAGTTTGTTAAATCCCTTTATCTCTGAACGCTGCGTTTACCATTGAATATTgcaatatattcttgatatcATGCCGCGTCATAGAACTATCAGGCCTTCAAGAATTTTACAAACTTTGGCGCCAAATTATCTATTGGAGAGTACAGGGTGTATATGATGCAAAATaagaatttattatatatattagagtTGAGAGAGAATATGAATTAAAATTCTAtctcatttttaattaaatgcgctGCCGTTAGCTACTTTCTGACGAAGTGAgaaaatcaattgcaattcAGTCGAGCGTGAAGCAAAAAAGGCGAATAATACGTCGCGTGTGTTGAGTGTTGGAAAATTTGTTCGTTTAGTGAACTAGTTGCAAGTTCTCTTGTTCTACTGTTCACAGCGAACAACCCAACACTGCTGGAGtgggaaataaataaataaataaaaatagtcgCCAAGTAAACTGTGTATTTAGCAAAGGAAACAAGCAAACGATGTGCATTGAAATGAGATTGCCATAAAAAATGACGATTGTGCGTCGATCGGAACGCCAATGCCCAATGCTGTTCCTGCAGGTGTGTAGCTAAAATTCTAACCAGACACAGACCCAGGCCCAGCCCACTTTTTGGCTAAGTGGTGGGCGTTGTCACCCCGTCTGTCTGTCACAAGGCTATGCTCGTACTGTGCGCTAACAATTCCATTGTGCGGCATTTGtcattaacaataacaatggtctttatgtacatatgtgttgCCTAATCGCATAATTCAAATTCCTTATTGCAGAAATGTGCTTGTTAGTCTAGTGCATTGATATTAATCCAAAGAACCCCCCGGGTCATATGCATTTTACCCACACAAAGTCAACATCACCAACTAATTGTCATACCCTCTTGACTAACTGATCAATCCAAAATGGACGAAGACATTATGAACGCTGTAGAATCTCTTTTCGGCAAGGATGTTAAAATTGTGGACTGCGAGACATCGTCCTCTGTGCAGCAAGAAGAGGTGCTGCTGATTAACGGTGTGCCTGTCAAATTGGACGGCCTGCCGGCAGATGATGCAAGTGCCATTAAGAGCGCTCTGCTTGACGGCCAGATGCCGGCAGTGGAGCACTTGAATCAGCTGCTGTTTCGTGCTGGGCTGGCGCAACAGCCCATAGAAGTGGAGACATCGCTGACGGTGAAGTCCTCGCTGACCACCACCGAGGAGGTGTTGGTTTCACGCAACGGGCAGGTGCTCGACGAGAGAACCGTCGAGACCAAAGAGCACTTTAACCATCAGTCGCACCAGAAGGAGATATGGCAGCCAGTCAAACAGCAGAACGCTCTGGCGCGTGCGACGCCAGAGAATGCGCTCAAGTATCGAACAAATTCGAATTCCACGTTTTCTTCACAGGCAACAGGCGATGGGGAACCCAATAGATCTGGCGACCAGCTGGGTCGTCAGCTGAATCAAACATTTTCGAATGCCTCACTCATGTCGAGCAGCTCTGCCCTAAGCGGTTCGGATCAAGTGATCGGCTCCACCTCCAATATGTCTACGGCAACAACGCTGGGCGAGAAGAGTTCGAATATTAGCAGCTGCGACTCGGGCCACGACGGCCTCTTTCACAGTGTCTCGATGAGCGCGCCCTACACAAAAGCCAATGCCCGCGACCCGCAGACGGATTCCATGTACTGTGACATTCCCAGCTCGGCAGACGAAGCTGATGCGGTGTCAGTCGCCTTGCTGGTAAGATCCTGACAGCAGCTTACAATAATTAGCCAGCAATTTTAATCGCATTTCTTACGCAGAGCACGCACTTGCAGATCACAGAGTCATGTGACTCAGTCAACGATTGCCAAACGCCGCCAGCTTATGCCAAAGACTTGCCAGCCGCTGGTGATATCGGTGCACTAGTTGCGCTTCTGGTCAGCTGCAGGAATGAGGAAGTAGAGTTTGCATTTCTACTATGCGCGCGTTTGTTTGTCACCGTTCAAGAGCTGCTGTCAAAGATTATTCAAGAGTGCCGCGGACAAGAGGAGGAGCTGCTGCGTCTGCTTGTGCACTGGCTGCGCATATGTCCTAACGACTTTCGCAATGAGACACTGCTTCAAGAACTGCGCAAGCACAGCGCCAGCAAGGCATTAAGTGCTTTTCTCGATCGCATTTCCGAATCAATAGACCGGCTGGATGCAAGTCAGCGCTCACAGTTGCAGTATTTGCTGGTAAAACAGGCCTCGGCCAGTTCCTTAGGGCGACAGAGCAGTATTAAATCGCTCAAACGATTCGCTGCTAATGTTTACAAAACGGACAATGTGCTGAGCAAGTGCAGCAACGCCTTCGAACTGGCCCATCAGCTGTACGCCATCGAGTATGCGTACCTCTCGCAGATACGTCTAGAGGAGTTTATCGAACTGATTGACACCGGAGTCTTTAAGACTTGCATGTCGCAAACCAAGGCAAGTACACTAGGCTCCAGCTGCACCTCCGCAAAGCAACCCGAGGTGAGCATCGCAGCCTATGTGCAGTGGTTCAACCAACTCTGCAATTTGACTGCCACGGAAATACTTAAGGTGAGTGTGTCGAGTATCACAAGCCCAATCTTCTATATTAACATAGCCCCGGTCACATCAAAAGGCTGGCAAAAAGTCTCAGCGCGTGCAGATGGTTGAGTTCTGGATTGAAACCGCTTTGGAATGCTTCAACACGGGCAACTTTAACAGTCTGATGGCTATATTGACGGCTCTCAATATGACTGCCATATCGCGACTCAAAAAAACGGTAAGGCTAACTTTGaaacttttcaatttgttaataaaCTATTTCTCTTGCAGTGGTCAAA
This window harbors:
- the LOC26531404 gene encoding uncharacterized protein; protein product: MKVIIVALIACLAFASALPQIERGSIYAPSGRFAMTENWAAPPVDLSQPIVFLPVATPITEAPQEPKLTARHLTC
- the LOC6625513 gene encoding protein 5NUC, translating into MELWLKLYWSSIILLVLVKQDTGLKFSVVHTNDMHARYDPMKDSNEKCDMGDDEKGLCFGGFARVATAVAKARAEGPTIFLNAGDTFQGTPWFTIFRSELAGELMNMLNPDAMSLGNHELDDNVNGLVPFLQMIKFPVVCCNIILKNAPVLQNMKSLVHSTIITKFEKKIGIIGYLTPVTRKLVSALDIEIHNEIPYINAEAKKLTDKGVDIIIALGHSGYSMDQDIARSCQDIDLVVGGHSHTFLFTGTPPERENPVGNYPTVVTRTNGQQVLVLQAYAYTKYLGKIDLEFDNGGRLIKYSGSPILLDNTVAHDSAVKALLDSKRATIDELETQVVGVSKVVLNGDREVCRQSECNFGNFIGDALVYGRVIEDYGGLYWTDAAIALMNSGGIRASIDPGPDGTVTGVDIATALPYGNTVSVTRIKGHDLVKALEYSAALRHTDSDGGFLQVSGLRLVINYNRPKGKRVTSINVLCADCRIPKYEPLERDKFYSVIVPSFILNGGDGHRHFKDPIEPELHRLKLIDREILTKYYQEHKIVYPMLESRITIIEKKRRSCAPIRSQSLLVPIALVTFLYHFI
- the CtsK2 gene encoding cathepsin L-like peptidase, yielding MRLAIALLPFVALASAQFGGFGGNFGGNIGGNLGNAANRLQQRVSSIASRLPSPPVLSNVQDFGDFLAQSGKSYLSAADRQLREGIFSARKTLVEAKNAAFKSGASTYELAVNAFADLTNAEFLKQLTGLRKSLSGEQRAKAHRIAPKLATNVPLPDSFDWREKGGVTPVKFQGECGSCWSFAATGAIEGHVFRKTGKLPNLSEQNLVDCGTVDLGLAGCDGGFQEYAFNFITEQNGIAAGEKYPYVDKKDTCKYKNDISGAQITGFAAIPPKDEQAMKTVVATQGPLACSVNGLESLLLYKRGIYADEECNKGEVNHSILVVGYGTEDGQDYWIVKNSWDKAWGEDGYFRLPRGKNFCGIASECSYPVV